A window of Photobacterium sp. GJ3 contains these coding sequences:
- the pdxA gene encoding 4-hydroxythreonine-4-phosphate dehydrogenase PdxA, with translation MNKVKRIAVTPGEPAGIGPDLVVTLAQEAWPHELVVCASAELMVERAAALGVPLEVIRYDASRPAAPHRPGTLLVADRPLDAPVVPGQLNERNGHYVLETLRRAAEGNMDGEFAALVTGPVHKGIINQAGVSFSGHTEFFAQQAQSNQVVMMLATEGLRVALVTTHIPLAYVAKAITQDRIHQVIRVLHADLKSKFGIKTPKIYVCGLNPHAGEDGHLGREEIDVITPALNVLREEDGMHLVGPLPADTIFQDKYLANADAVLAMYHDQGLPVLKFKGFGNAVNITLGLPFIRTSVDHGTALELAGTGQADTGSLRTALTHAIEMVDKQQ, from the coding sequence ATGAACAAGGTTAAACGTATTGCCGTCACGCCGGGGGAACCGGCGGGAATAGGCCCGGATCTCGTGGTGACGCTGGCACAGGAAGCCTGGCCGCACGAGCTGGTCGTTTGTGCCAGTGCCGAGCTCATGGTAGAACGTGCAGCCGCGTTGGGTGTCCCACTGGAAGTCATCCGTTATGATGCCAGCCGTCCGGCTGCGCCGCACCGGCCGGGCACCCTGCTCGTCGCCGATCGCCCGCTGGATGCGCCGGTTGTCCCGGGCCAGCTGAACGAGCGCAATGGCCACTACGTGCTGGAAACATTGCGCCGTGCCGCCGAAGGCAATATGGATGGCGAATTTGCAGCGCTGGTCACCGGACCGGTTCACAAAGGCATTATCAATCAGGCAGGTGTGTCCTTCAGTGGCCACACCGAATTTTTTGCCCAGCAGGCGCAATCGAATCAGGTTGTGATGATGCTGGCAACCGAAGGATTACGGGTGGCGCTGGTCACCACGCATATCCCACTGGCGTATGTGGCCAAGGCCATCACCCAGGACAGAATTCATCAGGTCATTCGTGTCTTGCACGCAGATCTGAAAAGCAAATTCGGCATCAAGACGCCAAAAATATACGTCTGTGGTCTGAATCCCCATGCCGGGGAAGACGGTCACCTGGGCCGGGAAGAGATCGATGTGATCACCCCGGCACTGAATGTCCTCAGAGAAGAGGACGGCATGCATCTGGTTGGCCCGTTGCCAGCGGATACAATTTTCCAGGACAAGTACCTGGCCAACGCTGATGCGGTACTGGCGATGTACCACGATCAGGGCTTACCTGTCCTGAAATTCAAAGGTTTTGGCAATGCCGTCAACATCACGCTGGGACTGCCTTTTATCAGAACATCAGTAGATCATGGTACTGCACTGGAACTCGCAGGTACCGGACAGGCGGATACTGGGAGCCTCAGGACAGCGCTGACCCACGCCATCGAAATGGTAGACAAACAACAATGA
- the frdC gene encoding fumarate reductase subunit FrdC, which produces MSHRKPYVRPMKRDWWLHHPFYRFYMLREATVVPLVCFTVLLACGLGALVRGPAAWQGWLALMSHPVIIAINLVALAGSLLHAFTFFKMMPQVMPIRLGSKVLDKKWVIGAQWTAAAVISLVVLWLV; this is translated from the coding sequence ATGAGTCATCGCAAACCCTATGTCCGCCCGATGAAACGAGACTGGTGGCTGCATCACCCGTTCTACCGTTTCTATATGCTGCGTGAGGCGACCGTTGTGCCGCTGGTGTGCTTTACCGTGTTGCTGGCCTGCGGCCTGGGTGCGCTAGTCCGGGGGCCGGCGGCCTGGCAAGGCTGGCTGGCGCTGATGTCCCATCCGGTGATTATCGCCATCAATCTCGTCGCGCTGGCAGGCAGTCTGCTGCATGCTTTCACCTTCTTCAAGATGATGCCGCAAGTGATGCCGATTCGCCTCGGGAGCAAAGTGCTGGATAAAAAATGGGTCATTGGCGCGCAGTGGACAGCCGCCGCTGTGATTTCTCTGGTTGTACTGTGGTTGGTATAA
- a CDS encoding D-2-hydroxyacid dehydrogenase translates to MQHIVFLDRDTIPSQIQLPRPAFEHQWQDYPATAPDQIVARLKDAHIAVTNKVVLDAGILRQLPQLKMVAIAATGTNNVDLDYCRAHDIVVSNIRGYATGSVPEHVIAMLFALKRNLFAYHQDIQAGVWQDKKQFCFFTHPIGDVAGSTLGIIGSGSLGQAVGTLASALGIRVIFAERKGAAVCRDGYLPFEQVLQTADAITLHCPLTGATTNLIAAPELAQMKPGSLLINTGRGGLVHEADLVEALKTGPLGGAGVDVFTAEPADKSNPLLANADLPNLLLTPHVAWGADSAIQALANQLIDNLAAFVAGKPRNRV, encoded by the coding sequence ATGCAACACATTGTTTTTCTGGATCGGGATACCATTCCCAGCCAGATCCAGCTCCCCCGTCCGGCGTTTGAACACCAATGGCAGGATTACCCGGCAACCGCGCCGGATCAGATTGTTGCACGACTCAAAGACGCCCACATCGCAGTCACCAATAAGGTAGTACTGGATGCCGGTATTTTGCGTCAGTTACCCCAGCTGAAAATGGTGGCGATCGCCGCAACCGGCACCAATAATGTGGATTTAGATTATTGTCGCGCGCATGACATCGTCGTCAGTAACATCCGGGGTTATGCCACTGGCTCGGTGCCGGAGCATGTCATCGCCATGCTGTTCGCCCTGAAAAGAAATCTCTTTGCCTATCATCAGGATATTCAGGCGGGTGTCTGGCAGGACAAAAAGCAGTTCTGCTTCTTCACTCACCCGATTGGTGATGTGGCAGGCAGTACGCTCGGCATTATCGGCAGTGGCAGTCTTGGACAGGCGGTCGGAACACTGGCTTCAGCACTGGGTATCAGGGTGATCTTTGCAGAACGCAAAGGTGCAGCCGTCTGCCGTGACGGCTATCTGCCGTTTGAGCAGGTGCTTCAGACTGCCGATGCGATCACCCTGCACTGTCCGCTCACAGGGGCGACGACAAATTTGATTGCGGCCCCGGAACTGGCCCAGATGAAACCCGGCAGCTTGCTGATCAATACAGGCCGGGGCGGATTAGTTCATGAAGCGGATTTAGTGGAAGCGCTCAAAACCGGCCCGTTGGGCGGCGCCGGTGTGGATGTGTTTACCGCTGAACCCGCAGACAAATCAAACCCGTTGCTGGCCAACGCGGATCTGCCCAACCTGTTACTCACACCCCATGTGGCCTGGGGCGCTGATTCAGCCATTCAGGCACTGGCAAACCAGTTAATAGACAATCTGGCAGCCTTCGTCGCAGGCAAGCCACGCAACCGCGTCTGA
- the surA gene encoding peptidylprolyl isomerase SurA: MKMWKSFLVGLSLLGLTTSSLAAIQPLDKVVTIVNESVILQSDVDAMLKTVHLNAAQQGQSLPDDSVLINQVMEKLIMETLQLQQAEQFGIRIDDNRLDQAIAQIAAERNMSLAQLQQELASNGISYPMFREQIRRDLTASEARTIMVRRRINILPQEVDNLATQLNQQQQEGVQYNVSHILIRLDEGASQTDRQRAEGKARDLVTQLNQPGTDFANLAYSASNGPKALQGGAWGWMSPEEMPTIFADQIHGQGKGAIIGPFRSGVGYHILKINDVKGLETVSVTEVKARHILLKTSVILSDEGAKKELEQVRQDVLAGRRNFADAAQALSADPGSAVNGGDLGWQTPDIYVPEFKAQVESLPEGTLSEPFKTVHGWHIVEVLDRRQVDRTDAAVKNRAYRILFSRKFNEEAQAWLQELRAGAYIEQPGYDDEQG; this comes from the coding sequence ATGAAAATGTGGAAGTCTTTTCTTGTTGGCCTGTCCCTGTTAGGCCTGACCACCAGCTCTCTGGCGGCCATTCAGCCGCTGGATAAAGTCGTCACCATTGTGAACGAAAGCGTGATTCTGCAAAGCGATGTGGATGCCATGCTGAAAACCGTTCATCTCAATGCCGCCCAGCAGGGCCAGTCATTGCCGGATGACAGTGTTCTGATCAATCAGGTGATGGAAAAGCTCATCATGGAAACCCTGCAGCTACAGCAGGCAGAACAGTTCGGGATCCGCATTGATGATAACCGTCTGGATCAGGCGATCGCTCAAATCGCTGCTGAGCGAAATATGTCTCTGGCACAGCTACAGCAGGAACTGGCCAGCAACGGCATCAGCTATCCTATGTTTCGCGAGCAGATCCGCCGGGATCTGACCGCCAGTGAAGCCCGCACCATCATGGTTCGCCGCCGGATCAATATTCTGCCACAGGAAGTCGACAACCTCGCGACGCAGCTGAACCAGCAACAACAGGAAGGGGTGCAGTACAATGTCAGCCATATTCTGATCCGTCTGGACGAAGGAGCCAGTCAGACTGACCGCCAGCGCGCAGAAGGCAAAGCCCGCGATCTGGTCACTCAGCTCAATCAGCCGGGTACTGACTTTGCCAATCTGGCTTACAGCGCCTCCAACGGCCCGAAAGCCTTGCAGGGTGGTGCCTGGGGCTGGATGAGCCCGGAAGAAATGCCGACTATCTTCGCCGATCAGATCCATGGACAGGGGAAAGGTGCTATCATAGGGCCATTCCGCAGTGGTGTGGGTTACCACATTCTCAAAATCAATGATGTGAAGGGTCTGGAGACTGTCTCCGTCACGGAAGTGAAAGCCCGCCACATCCTGCTGAAAACCTCCGTCATCCTCAGTGATGAGGGAGCGAAAAAAGAGCTGGAGCAGGTTCGCCAGGATGTCCTGGCCGGTCGTCGCAATTTTGCCGATGCCGCACAGGCACTGAGTGCTGATCCGGGTTCTGCCGTCAATGGCGGTGACCTGGGATGGCAAACCCCTGACATTTATGTCCCTGAATTCAAAGCGCAGGTCGAATCCCTGCCGGAAGGCACCCTCAGTGAACCGTTTAAGACGGTCCACGGCTGGCATATTGTTGAAGTGCTGGATCGCCGTCAGGTGGATCGCACCGATGCCGCGGTGAAAAACCGTGCCTACCGGATCCTCTTCAGCCGGAAGTTTAATGAAGAAGCTCAGGCGTGGCTGCAGGAATTGCGGGCTGGCGCCTATATTGAACAACCAGGATATGATGATGAACAAGGTTAA
- the lptD gene encoding LPS assembly protein LptD: MSFTSRSLLATMISIALYGPSAFANDALIEKETSPTAEDELALVRGMCLTPDPSEGDPNNAPIRISADQAEASSGESVTYSGDVVIRQSNRTVAADIATMNQRKNTVSAEGNVYFHDGTIEVYADNMHNNLDTDDAEINNAVYSLTCEAGRGEATKIEKEGMTYYRLRNGTYTTCPPGDKSWQFTATSIEREADSPFADLYNARFEVLDVPVFYMPYLRVPVGDERLTGFLYPTVSYGSRDGFELETPFYWNIAPNYDLTLTPKYMSNRGVQLKSHFRYLTEFGQGGLKGEYLPDDSAASDNDPRWAFNWSHSGTYDENWIFHVDYSKVSDVTYFSDVDSDIGRREDNNLLQTGEVSYRDYNWDSTLRVRNFQPLTPGVSSNYRLMPQLEFNYYEPELGYGLDFGLLSHISRFENDDPSNPSADRVHLEPSLTLPYATPWWSMTTEAKLMYTYYNQEFDPTVVGLEDLDETATRTVPSLRMLTGLYFERDTDLFGSGYTQSLEPQLQYLYVKDVDQSNIYGAYDTTILQTDYYGLFRDRRYSSVDRIAAANQFTVGASTRFFDNDLKERFNLSFGQIFYLNDSGRNLQEEGESQPNYSASAFESDFNYNDWLFFHGSLQYDASEKDMQFANAAMEYREGGLFSQLNYRYVSKEYIQQSLPDNNQIDNYTQEGISQVGFSTGFPIHAGLSIRGDYYHDLTENQMVEGQISLNYRSDCWMITLGYNEYMVARSNVNTQPVEYEQNFSISFSLLGLAGASAVGASSASGNAIGYGRPFYLNN, translated from the coding sequence ATGTCTTTCACTTCCCGCAGTTTATTGGCGACCATGATCAGCATTGCTTTATATGGCCCGTCAGCATTCGCCAATGATGCCCTCATTGAGAAGGAAACCAGCCCGACGGCCGAGGATGAACTGGCTCTGGTTCGAGGCATGTGCCTGACACCGGATCCCAGCGAAGGGGACCCGAACAACGCCCCAATCCGTATCTCCGCCGATCAGGCCGAAGCATCAAGCGGAGAGAGCGTCACATACTCCGGCGATGTCGTGATTCGACAATCCAACCGCACGGTTGCCGCCGATATTGCCACCATGAACCAGCGCAAGAATACCGTTAGCGCCGAAGGCAATGTTTACTTCCATGATGGCACCATCGAAGTGTATGCCGATAACATGCACAACAACCTGGATACCGATGATGCCGAGATCAACAACGCCGTCTACAGCCTGACCTGTGAAGCCGGCCGTGGTGAAGCAACCAAAATCGAAAAAGAAGGCATGACCTACTATCGGTTGCGGAACGGCACCTATACCACCTGTCCGCCCGGAGACAAAAGCTGGCAATTCACCGCCACCAGCATTGAGCGCGAAGCCGATTCGCCGTTTGCCGATCTGTACAACGCCCGCTTCGAAGTCCTCGATGTGCCGGTATTTTACATGCCTTACCTGCGGGTGCCTGTCGGCGATGAGCGCCTGACCGGCTTTCTGTATCCGACCGTTAGTTACGGCTCCCGCGATGGTTTCGAACTGGAAACCCCGTTCTACTGGAACATCGCGCCAAATTACGATCTGACCCTGACGCCGAAATACATGAGTAACCGCGGGGTGCAGCTCAAAAGCCATTTCCGCTATCTGACCGAATTTGGCCAGGGCGGCCTGAAAGGCGAATATCTGCCAGACGACAGTGCAGCCAGCGATAACGATCCGCGCTGGGCCTTTAACTGGTCCCACAGCGGTACTTATGACGAGAACTGGATTTTCCATGTCGATTACAGCAAAGTCAGCGACGTGACCTATTTCTCGGATGTTGATTCTGACATCGGCCGTCGTGAAGACAACAACCTGCTGCAAACCGGCGAAGTCTCCTACCGGGATTACAATTGGGATTCAACCCTGCGGGTCCGGAATTTCCAGCCACTGACACCCGGGGTCTCTTCCAACTATCGCCTGATGCCGCAACTTGAGTTCAACTATTACGAACCTGAACTGGGTTATGGTCTGGACTTTGGTTTGCTGAGTCATATCAGCCGCTTTGAAAATGATGATCCGAGTAATCCATCGGCAGACCGGGTGCATCTGGAGCCATCGCTGACGCTTCCCTATGCGACACCGTGGTGGTCGATGACCACAGAAGCCAAGCTGATGTACACCTATTACAATCAGGAATTCGACCCAACCGTGGTCGGCCTGGAAGATCTGGATGAAACCGCGACCCGGACCGTGCCCAGCCTGCGCATGCTGACCGGCCTGTACTTTGAGCGGGATACCGATCTGTTCGGCAGTGGCTACACCCAGAGCCTGGAGCCACAGCTTCAGTATCTGTATGTGAAAGATGTCGATCAGAGCAATATTTACGGCGCCTATGACACCACGATTCTGCAGACCGATTACTACGGCCTGTTCCGCGATCGCCGCTATTCCAGCGTGGACCGGATTGCCGCAGCCAACCAGTTTACCGTCGGGGCCAGTACCCGGTTCTTCGACAACGATTTAAAAGAGCGTTTCAACCTGTCATTTGGTCAGATCTTTTATCTCAATGATTCCGGTCGTAATCTGCAGGAAGAAGGCGAATCCCAACCGAACTATTCGGCATCTGCCTTTGAGTCAGATTTCAACTATAACGACTGGCTGTTCTTCCATGGCAGCCTGCAGTATGACGCCAGCGAAAAAGACATGCAGTTTGCCAACGCGGCGATGGAATACCGGGAAGGCGGCCTGTTTAGCCAGCTCAACTATCGCTATGTCTCGAAAGAGTATATTCAGCAGAGTCTGCCGGATAATAATCAGATCGATAATTACACACAGGAAGGGATTTCTCAGGTCGGCTTCTCGACCGGTTTCCCGATCCATGCGGGTCTGAGCATCCGGGGGGATTACTACCATGACCTCACGGAAAATCAGATGGTGGAAGGACAAATCTCACTGAACTACCGTTCTGACTGCTGGATGATTACGCTGGGTTACAACGAATACATGGTGGCGCGCAGCAATGTGAACACACAACCGGTTGAGTACGAGCAGAACTTCAGTATCTCGTTCTCGCTGCTGGGTCTGGCTGGCGCATCGGCGGTCGGTGCTTCCAGCGCCAGTGGCAATGCCATCGGCTATGGTCGTCCTTTCTACCTGAATAACTAA
- the frdD gene encoding fumarate reductase subunit FrdD has protein sequence MKTSHPVDLNPKRSEEPIWWSLFGAGGTWFAMVTPVTILVLGLLMPLGIIDAEHFSYDRVLAFATRWVGAAFLFLTLALPMWHAMHRVHHGLHDLKFHTGLAGKVICYGFAAFMSALAAIFLLML, from the coding sequence GTGAAGACATCTCATCCGGTCGATCTCAATCCGAAACGCTCAGAAGAACCCATCTGGTGGAGCCTGTTTGGTGCCGGGGGCACCTGGTTTGCCATGGTCACCCCGGTCACCATACTGGTACTGGGTCTTCTGATGCCGCTGGGGATCATTGATGCCGAACACTTCAGTTATGATCGCGTGCTGGCCTTTGCCACCCGTTGGGTCGGCGCCGCTTTTCTGTTTCTGACACTGGCGTTACCCATGTGGCATGCCATGCACCGGGTTCACCACGGGTTGCACGATCTGAAATTTCACACCGGCCTGGCCGGCAAAGTGATCTGCTATGGTTTCGCCGCCTTCATGTCCGCACTGGCTGCGATTTTCCTGCTCATGCTGTAA
- a CDS encoding succinate dehydrogenase/fumarate reductase iron-sulfur subunit, with protein sequence MSATGIQTVNILRYQPEQDDTPHIQTYEVPFDATMSVLDALNYVKDYLDKDLSYRCSCRMAICGSCGVMVNGVPKLACKCFLRDYPDGVTIEPLANFPIEKDLVVDMTPFIERLEAIKPYLIGNPRQPEDGTNLQTPAQMDLYKQFSGCINCGLCYAACPQFGLNPAFIGPAALTLAHRYNLDNRDFGNAERMKLINSENGAWGCTFVGYCSEVCPKHVDPAAAVNQGKIESAKDFVIAMLKPDGSHNPVEV encoded by the coding sequence ATGTCAGCGACCGGAATTCAAACGGTGAACATTCTGCGCTATCAACCGGAGCAGGATGACACACCGCATATCCAGACTTATGAGGTGCCTTTCGATGCCACCATGTCGGTGCTGGATGCCCTCAACTATGTCAAAGACTATCTGGATAAAGATCTGAGCTACCGCTGCTCCTGCCGGATGGCGATCTGTGGCTCCTGCGGCGTCATGGTCAATGGCGTGCCGAAACTGGCCTGTAAATGTTTTCTGCGGGATTATCCGGACGGCGTCACTATTGAGCCGCTGGCGAATTTCCCGATTGAAAAGGATCTGGTGGTCGACATGACGCCCTTCATTGAGCGCCTGGAAGCCATCAAGCCCTACCTCATCGGGAACCCTCGTCAACCGGAAGACGGCACCAACCTGCAAACCCCGGCGCAGATGGACCTCTACAAACAGTTTTCCGGCTGTATCAACTGCGGCCTGTGCTATGCCGCCTGCCCACAGTTTGGACTGAACCCGGCCTTCATCGGCCCGGCAGCGCTGACTCTGGCGCATCGTTATAACCTGGACAACCGGGATTTTGGCAACGCTGAACGCATGAAACTGATCAATAGCGAAAACGGTGCCTGGGGCTGCACTTTTGTCGGCTACTGCTCCGAAGTCTGTCCGAAACATGTCGATCCGGCGGCGGCCGTCAATCAGGGCAAGATCGAATCCGCCAAGGACTTCGTGATTGCCATGCTCAAGCCGGACGGCTCACACAACCCCGTGGAGGTCTGA